A stretch of the Pseudomonas helvetica genome encodes the following:
- the argA gene encoding amino-acid N-acetyltransferase, whose product MPEYVNWLRHASPYINAHRDCTFVVMLPGDGVEHPNFGNIVHDLVLLHSLGVRLVLVHGSRPQIETRLAARGLTPHYHHGMRITDAATLECVIDAVGQLRIAIEARLSMDMASSPMQGSRLRVAGGNLVTARPIGVLEGIDYHHTGEVRRVDRKGINRLLDERSIVLLSPLGYSPTGEIFNLACEDVATRAAIDLGADKLLLFGADPGLIDENGRLVRELRPQQVPAHLQRLGSNYQAELLDAAAEACRGGVGRSHIVSYAEDGALLTELFTRDGGGTLVAQEQFEVVREAAIEDVGGLLDLISPLEEQGILVRRSREVLEREIEQFSVVEREGMIIACAALYQIADSDAGELACLAVNPEYRHGGRGDELLERIETRARAQGLKTLFVLTTRTAHWFRERGFVPSSVERLPSARASLYNYQRNSKIFEKTL is encoded by the coding sequence ATGCCCGAATACGTTAACTGGCTTCGTCACGCTTCCCCTTACATCAACGCTCACCGCGACTGCACCTTCGTCGTCATGCTGCCCGGCGACGGCGTCGAGCATCCGAACTTCGGCAATATCGTCCACGACCTGGTGCTGCTGCACAGCCTGGGTGTGCGGCTGGTATTGGTTCACGGTTCGCGTCCGCAAATTGAAACCCGTCTCGCCGCACGTGGCCTGACTCCGCATTACCACCACGGGATGCGCATCACCGATGCGGCGACCCTGGAGTGCGTGATCGATGCGGTGGGGCAACTGCGCATTGCCATCGAAGCACGCTTGTCGATGGACATGGCGTCTTCGCCGATGCAGGGCTCGCGTCTGCGGGTGGCTGGCGGCAATCTGGTGACCGCACGGCCAATCGGTGTGCTCGAAGGTATCGACTATCACCACACCGGCGAAGTGCGTCGGGTCGACCGCAAGGGCATCAACCGTTTGCTGGATGAGCGCTCTATCGTATTGCTGTCACCGCTGGGCTACTCGCCGACCGGGGAAATCTTCAACCTGGCCTGCGAAGACGTCGCCACTCGCGCCGCCATCGATCTGGGCGCCGACAAGCTGCTGCTGTTCGGCGCGGACCCGGGGCTGATCGATGAAAACGGCCGTCTGGTCCGCGAGCTGCGTCCACAACAGGTGCCGGCGCACTTGCAGCGTCTGGGCTCGAACTATCAGGCCGAGTTGCTGGATGCGGCGGCCGAAGCTTGCCGTGGTGGTGTGGGCCGTAGCCATATTGTCAGTTATGCCGAAGACGGCGCGCTGCTGACCGAACTCTTCACCCGTGACGGTGGCGGGACGCTGGTGGCCCAGGAGCAGTTCGAGGTAGTGCGCGAAGCGGCTATCGAAGACGTCGGTGGTTTGCTGGATCTGATCAGTCCGCTGGAAGAGCAGGGGATTCTGGTGCGTCGCTCACGCGAAGTGCTGGAGCGCGAAATCGAGCAATTCAGCGTGGTTGAGCGTGAAGGCATGATCATCGCCTGTGCGGCGTTGTATCAGATCGCTGACTCGGATGCCGGGGAACTGGCCTGTCTGGCGGTAAACCCGGAATACCGCCATGGCGGCCGTGGTGATGAATTGCTGGAACGGATCGAGACCCGGGCTCGTGCTCAGGGGCTCAAAACCCTGTTCGTCCTCACTACCCGGACTGCGCACTGGTTCCGCGAGCGTGGCTTTGTGCCTAGCAGCGTCGAGCGCCTGCCGTCGGCCCGGGCCTCGCTGTACAACTATCAGCGTAATTCGAAGATCTTCGAAAAGACTCTGTAA
- a CDS encoding sulfonate ABC transporter substrate-binding protein → MRTVILRRGLVALFAAAVSFGVIVQAQAAETLRIGYQKYGTLVLLKARGSLEKRLGAQGISVQWTEFPGGPQLLEGLNVGSIDFGVTGETPPVFAQAAGADLLYVAYEPPAPTSEAILVPKDSAIKSVQDLKGKKVVLNKGSNVHYLLVRALEDAGLKYTDIQTVFLPPADARAAFERGSVDAWVIWDPYQAAAEQQLHARTLRDGIGIVDNHQFYLATKPYAEKHPAVIKALVEEVRTIGEWSKANPEEVTQQVSPLLGLPADITLTAVKRQGFGAHLLTPQVIAAQQKIADSFYQLKLIPKPLSIKDVIWTPPAAVATAP, encoded by the coding sequence ATGCGCACTGTCATTTTGCGTCGTGGTCTGGTCGCTCTGTTTGCTGCGGCTGTGTCCTTCGGCGTCATTGTTCAAGCTCAAGCGGCCGAGACCTTGCGAATCGGCTATCAAAAGTACGGCACCCTGGTGCTGCTCAAAGCTCGCGGCTCGCTGGAAAAACGCCTCGGCGCCCAAGGCATCAGCGTGCAATGGACGGAATTCCCCGGCGGCCCGCAACTGCTCGAAGGGCTGAACGTCGGCTCGATCGATTTCGGCGTGACCGGCGAAACTCCACCGGTGTTCGCTCAGGCGGCCGGTGCCGACCTGCTCTACGTCGCTTACGAGCCACCCGCGCCAACCAGCGAAGCGATCCTGGTGCCGAAAGACTCGGCGATCAAATCGGTGCAGGACCTCAAGGGCAAGAAAGTCGTCCTCAACAAAGGCTCCAACGTGCACTACCTGCTGGTACGCGCACTGGAAGATGCCGGCCTCAAGTACACCGACATTCAAACCGTATTCCTGCCACCGGCCGATGCCCGTGCGGCGTTCGAACGCGGCAGCGTCGATGCCTGGGTGATCTGGGACCCGTACCAGGCTGCCGCCGAACAACAACTGCATGCACGCACCCTGCGCGACGGCATCGGCATCGTCGACAACCATCAGTTCTACCTGGCGACCAAGCCTTACGCCGAAAAACATCCGGCCGTGATCAAGGCCCTGGTGGAAGAAGTCCGCACCATCGGCGAATGGTCCAAAGCCAACCCTGAAGAAGTCACGCAACAAGTCTCGCCACTGCTCGGCTTGCCGGCAGACATCACCCTGACCGCAGTGAAACGCCAGGGCTTCGGCGCGCATCTCCTCACACCGCAAGTGATCGCGGCCCAGCAGAAAATTGCCGACAGCTTCTACCAGCTCAAATTGATTCCGAAACCCTTGAGCATCAAAGACGTGATCTGGACGCCACCGGCAGCCGTTGCCACTGCGCCGTAA
- a CDS encoding inorganic triphosphatase, producing MQKETEIKLRVSRETLAALREHPLLKKRNKSGWERRELMNQYFDTPERDLARAKVALRLRRDGEEVIQTLKTRGHSVAGLSERNEYDWNLPKAKLDVKKLDGECWPEELAELDKKTLKAIFTTDFVRERAEIAWGRGKTKVVIEAALDLGHVIAGKQKEEICELELELREGEPAALLELAAELAATLALMPCDISKAERGYRLFDANSYSLSLPAPELTFELPLDDAFAALSWHLLGSSQRLAEQYRFNGHWRLLQDWVENLAELRALLSSLGQAAPRQSTHDLRVALDALLEDWRPLVQAGLDDEDVRKAAPEQFLEELEDPRWGQFSLNTSRWLLARTWTADRNVRGNRQGAAQLGNWLPRLLGEEATSLQLQRYQQQPEDLAEQLPRIERIQAWLHHARNVLDIPEMDRLYGELNKLAQLANEPITDEVLDARKQQAIAVYQNRAWKMLLRM from the coding sequence ATGCAGAAAGAAACCGAAATCAAACTCCGCGTCAGCCGCGAAACCCTCGCCGCCCTGCGCGAGCACCCGCTACTGAAAAAACGCAACAAAAGTGGCTGGGAACGCCGTGAGTTGATGAACCAGTACTTCGACACGCCAGAACGTGACCTGGCCCGCGCCAAGGTCGCCCTGCGCCTGCGCCGCGATGGCGAAGAAGTCATTCAAACGCTCAAGACCCGTGGTCACAGTGTCGCCGGTCTGTCCGAGCGTAACGAATACGACTGGAATCTGCCCAAAGCCAAGCTCGATGTGAAAAAACTCGACGGCGAATGCTGGCCCGAAGAGCTGGCCGAACTGGACAAGAAAACCCTGAAGGCCATTTTCACCACTGATTTCGTGCGCGAACGCGCAGAAATCGCCTGGGGCCGTGGCAAGACCAAAGTGGTCATCGAAGCCGCGCTGGACCTGGGCCACGTGATTGCCGGCAAGCAGAAAGAAGAGATCTGCGAACTGGAGCTGGAGCTGCGCGAAGGCGAGCCCGCGGCATTGCTGGAACTGGCCGCCGAACTGGCCGCGACCCTGGCGCTGATGCCATGCGATATCAGCAAAGCCGAGCGCGGCTACCGCCTGTTCGACGCCAACAGTTATTCATTGAGCCTGCCGGCGCCGGAGTTGACCTTCGAACTGCCGCTGGACGACGCGTTCGCCGCATTGAGCTGGCACTTGCTGGGCAGCAGCCAGCGTCTGGCCGAGCAATATCGCTTCAACGGCCACTGGCGCCTGCTGCAGGACTGGGTCGAAAACCTGGCTGAATTGCGTGCGCTGCTCAGCAGCCTGGGTCAAGCCGCACCACGTCAGTCGACTCACGACTTGCGCGTGGCGCTGGATGCCTTGCTGGAAGACTGGCGTCCGTTGGTACAGGCTGGCCTGGACGACGAAGACGTGCGCAAAGCCGCGCCGGAGCAGTTCCTCGAAGAACTCGAAGACCCGCGCTGGGGCCAGTTCTCGCTGAACACCTCGCGCTGGTTGCTGGCCCGCACCTGGACTGCCGATCGCAACGTTCGCGGCAATCGCCAAGGTGCTGCACAACTGGGTAACTGGTTGCCGCGCCTGCTGGGCGAAGAAGCGACGTCCCTGCAATTGCAGCGCTATCAGCAACAACCGGAAGACCTGGCCGAGCAACTGCCGCGTATCGAACGCATCCAGGCCTGGCTGCACCATGCCCGCAACGTGCTGGACATCCCGGAAATGGATCGCCTGTACGGTGAACTGAACAAACTCGCGCAACTGGCCAATGAGCCGATCACCGACGAAGTGCTGGACGCACGCAAGCAGCAGGCAATTGCGGTGTATCAGAACCGCGCATGGAAGATGTTGTTACGTATGTAA
- a CDS encoding peroxiredoxin, whose amino-acid sequence MSLRLGDIAPDFEQDSSAGTIRFHQWLGDSWGVLFSHPADFTPVCTTELGFTARLKDEFAKRGVKAIALSVDPVDSHHKWIEDINETQNTLVNFPILADADRKVSDLYDLIHPNANDTLTVRSLFVIDPNKKVRLTITYPASTGRNFHEILRVIDSLQLTDNYKVATPANWQDGDEVVIVPSLKDEEEISKRFPKGYRAVKPYLRLTPQPNR is encoded by the coding sequence ATGAGCCTCAGACTGGGCGATATTGCCCCCGATTTCGAACAGGATTCCAGCGCCGGTACCATCCGTTTTCACCAGTGGCTGGGCGATAGCTGGGGCGTGCTGTTTTCCCATCCGGCGGACTTCACGCCGGTGTGCACCACGGAGCTGGGGTTCACCGCCAGGCTCAAGGATGAATTCGCCAAGCGCGGCGTCAAGGCCATTGCACTCTCGGTCGACCCGGTGGACTCGCACCACAAGTGGATCGAAGACATCAACGAAACCCAGAACACCCTTGTCAACTTCCCGATCCTCGCCGACGCCGACCGCAAGGTCTCCGATCTCTATGACCTGATCCACCCGAATGCCAACGACACCCTGACCGTGCGTTCGCTGTTCGTCATCGATCCGAACAAGAAGGTTCGCCTGACCATCACCTATCCGGCCAGTACCGGACGCAACTTCCACGAGATCCTGCGGGTGATCGACTCGTTGCAACTCACCGACAACTACAAAGTGGCCACCCCGGCTAATTGGCAGGACGGAGATGAAGTGGTGATCGTGCCGTCGTTGAAGGATGAAGAGGAAATCAGCAAACGCTTCCCTAAAGGCTACCGCGCAGTGAAACCATACCTGCGCCTGACGCCACAGCCGAATCGCTAA
- a CDS encoding Lrp/AsnC family transcriptional regulator, whose protein sequence is MHSELDAYDRRILALLQEDASLSSAQIAEQVGLSQSPCWRRIQRMKEEGVIRGQVTLLDRKKIGLNTQIFAEIKLNAHGRSNFTEFTEAIRGFPEVLECYVLMGAVDFLLRIVTADIEAYERFFFEKLSMVPGIQEVNSIVALSEIKSTTSLPVLR, encoded by the coding sequence ATGCATAGCGAGCTTGACGCGTATGACCGCCGGATTCTGGCACTGCTGCAAGAGGATGCCTCGCTTTCCAGTGCGCAGATTGCCGAGCAGGTCGGGTTATCGCAGTCGCCGTGCTGGCGGCGCATTCAGCGGATGAAGGAGGAGGGGGTTATTCGCGGGCAGGTGACCTTGCTCGATCGCAAGAAAATCGGCCTCAACACGCAAATCTTCGCCGAAATCAAACTCAACGCCCACGGGCGTTCGAACTTCACGGAGTTCACCGAGGCGATTCGCGGTTTTCCGGAGGTGCTGGAGTGTTATGTGCTGATGGGCGCGGTGGATTTTCTGTTGCGGATCGTCACGGCAGACATCGAAGCCTATGAGCGCTTCTTCTTCGAGAAGCTGTCGATGGTGCCGGGGATTCAGGAGGTCAACTCGATCGTGGCCTTGTCGGAGATCAAGTCCACGACGAGTTTGCCGGTGTTGCGCTGA
- a CDS encoding DUF2388 domain-containing protein, with protein MRFKLAAATFALLSLSIGSAMAHDRGRDHDHDGILQEVISSGATTASTYLTSRDHKLVVAAQDDASSFVASDGNIRGPYLESAMQKVRADNPGLKATDMELANAILAKNAVAPE; from the coding sequence ATGCGTTTTAAACTTGCTGCCGCTACGTTTGCCTTGCTTTCCCTGTCTATCGGTTCAGCAATGGCCCATGACCGTGGCCGTGACCACGACCATGACGGCATCTTGCAAGAAGTTATTTCCTCAGGTGCGACCACCGCGTCCACCTACCTGACCTCCAGGGATCACAAGCTGGTCGTCGCCGCTCAGGACGACGCCAGCAGCTTCGTGGCCAGTGACGGCAATATCCGTGGTCCGTATCTGGAATCCGCCATGCAGAAAGTCCGTGCCGACAACCCGGGTTTGAAGGCTACCGACATGGAATTGGCCAACGCAATCCTGGCCAAGAACGCGGTCGCCCCGGAATAA
- the argE gene encoding acetylornithine deacetylase, which yields MPLPSMKDQFAALIAAPSVSCTQPSLDQSNRAVIDLLATWLGDLGFSCDIQQVSPGKFNLLASFGSGPGGLVLAGHSDTVPFDGALWQTDPLKLTEVDGRWVGLGSCDMKGFFALAIEAVLPLLDKPFKQPLMILATCDEESSMAGARALAAAGRPLGRVAVIGEPTGLKPIRMHKGVMMERIDILGQSGHSSDPRLGHSALEAMHDAMGELRGLRLQWQREFHNPQFSVPQPTLNFGCIHGGDNPNRICGQCSLEFDLRPLPGMDPNALRAAIRQKLEPVAELHQVKIDYAPLFPEVPPFEQAADSELVQVAERLTGHLAEAVAFGTEAPYLQRLGCETLVLGPGDIACAHQPGEYLEMSRLQPTVHLLRQLIEHYCLTPA from the coding sequence ATGCCTTTGCCGTCCATGAAAGATCAGTTCGCTGCACTGATCGCCGCACCGTCCGTCAGTTGCACCCAACCCAGCCTCGATCAATCCAATCGCGCGGTCATTGATTTGCTGGCGACCTGGCTCGGTGACCTGGGCTTTTCGTGTGATATCCAGCAAGTCAGCCCCGGCAAATTCAACTTGCTCGCCAGTTTTGGCAGCGGTCCCGGTGGGCTGGTACTGGCCGGACACAGCGACACGGTGCCGTTCGACGGCGCGCTGTGGCAGACCGATCCGCTGAAACTGACCGAAGTCGACGGCCGCTGGGTCGGCCTCGGCAGTTGCGACATGAAGGGCTTTTTCGCGCTGGCCATCGAAGCCGTGTTGCCGCTGCTGGACAAACCGTTCAAGCAGCCGCTGATGATCCTCGCCACCTGTGACGAAGAAAGCTCCATGGCGGGTGCCCGGGCCTTGGCTGCTGCCGGCCGTCCATTGGGCAGGGTAGCGGTGATCGGTGAGCCAACTGGCTTGAAACCGATCCGTATGCATAAAGGCGTGATGATGGAACGCATCGACATTCTCGGTCAGAGCGGCCATTCGTCCGACCCGCGCCTGGGCCATAGTGCTCTGGAGGCCATGCACGATGCGATGGGCGAGTTACGCGGCTTGCGTCTGCAATGGCAGCGCGAGTTTCACAATCCGCAGTTCAGCGTGCCGCAACCGACACTGAATTTCGGCTGCATCCACGGTGGCGACAACCCGAACCGGATCTGCGGTCAATGCTCGCTGGAATTTGACCTGCGGCCCTTGCCGGGCATGGACCCGAACGCATTGCGTGCGGCGATCCGGCAGAAACTCGAACCGGTCGCCGAGCTCCATCAGGTAAAGATCGATTACGCTCCGCTGTTCCCTGAAGTGCCGCCGTTCGAGCAGGCGGCCGACTCGGAACTGGTGCAGGTCGCCGAAAGACTCACCGGCCACCTTGCCGAAGCAGTAGCGTTCGGCACTGAAGCGCCTTATCTTCAGCGTCTTGGCTGCGAGACATTGGTGCTTGGCCCAGGCGATATCGCCTGCGCCCACCAACCAGGGGAATACCTTGAAATGTCACGTTTGCAGCCTACCGTGCATCTATTACGTCAACTGATCGAACACTACTGCCTGACCCCGGCTTGA
- a CDS encoding OprD family porin → MNKSTLALAVAVGVLAQQASAAGFIEDSKATLGLRNFYINTDNRDGQPSASSNTRSKNAEWGQGFDLRFISGYTQGTVQFGVDAIGLYGVRLDSSRENHGNYNGTASGGTVFPSDGKEAVNEFASLGLTGKVKISQTELKIGTLQPNNPVIKYNDGRLLPQTFTGGEIKSNEIKDLTLTAGEINEAKGRNSSNDEGLSIAGANGSSNYDAGKFSNKFYYGGADYKLTKDLTASYYYGELKDFYSQNFLGLVHNWSIGPGVLKSDLRYYRSRDNGANGNDKNYFTSGYYPDTPKSLTKGKVDNDLYSYLALYSVEGHTFGGGYQVSSGDSDFPYLNQGDGSSNSTITDMQIQKFSRAGERTWQARYAYDFAKVGVPGLTAGVIYLRGNGIDTATGDKTEWERDLSLAYVIPEGPLKNLGFTWKNAMWRTDLANTRDQDENRLIVSYSIPLL, encoded by the coding sequence ATGAATAAGTCCACCTTGGCCCTGGCTGTGGCCGTAGGGGTTTTGGCGCAGCAGGCAAGCGCCGCCGGTTTCATCGAAGACAGTAAGGCGACCTTGGGTCTGCGTAACTTCTACATCAACACCGATAACCGTGACGGCCAACCATCGGCTTCGTCTAACACCAGAAGCAAGAACGCAGAATGGGGTCAAGGCTTCGATCTGCGCTTTATCTCGGGTTACACCCAAGGTACTGTCCAGTTCGGTGTTGACGCCATTGGCCTGTATGGCGTGCGTTTGGACTCCAGCCGTGAAAATCACGGTAACTACAACGGTACTGCTTCCGGTGGCACTGTATTCCCAAGTGATGGCAAGGAGGCTGTTAACGAATTCGCCAGCCTGGGTCTGACCGGTAAGGTCAAAATCTCCCAGACCGAGCTGAAAATCGGCACCCTGCAACCGAACAACCCGGTCATTAAGTACAACGATGGTCGTCTGTTGCCACAAACCTTCACCGGTGGCGAGATCAAGTCCAACGAGATCAAGGACCTGACCCTGACTGCAGGCGAGATCAACGAGGCCAAAGGCCGCAACTCCAGCAACGACGAAGGTCTGTCGATCGCCGGTGCCAACGGCAGCTCCAACTACGACGCGGGCAAGTTCAGCAACAAGTTCTACTACGGTGGTGCTGACTACAAGCTCACCAAAGACCTGACCGCCTCGTACTACTACGGCGAGCTGAAGGACTTCTACTCGCAGAACTTCCTGGGCCTGGTGCACAACTGGTCCATCGGTCCTGGCGTGCTGAAAAGTGACCTGCGCTACTACCGTAGCCGCGACAACGGTGCCAACGGCAACGACAAAAACTACTTCACCTCGGGTTACTACCCAGACACCCCAAAATCGCTGACCAAAGGCAAGGTCGACAACGACCTGTACAGCTACCTGGCTTTGTACTCGGTTGAAGGTCATACCTTCGGCGGCGGCTATCAGGTCAGCAGCGGCGACAGCGATTTCCCTTATCTGAACCAGGGTGACGGCTCGTCGAACAGCACCATCACTGACATGCAGATCCAGAAGTTTTCCCGCGCTGGCGAACGTACCTGGCAAGCTCGCTACGCCTATGACTTCGCCAAGGTCGGCGTACCTGGCCTGACCGCCGGTGTGATCTACCTGCGTGGCAACGGCATCGACACCGCTACTGGCGACAAAACCGAGTGGGAACGTGACCTGAGCCTGGCTTACGTGATTCCAGAAGGTCCGCTGAAAAACCTCGGCTTTACCTGGAAAAACGCCATGTGGCGCACCGACCTTGCTAACACCCGCGACCAGGACGAAAACCGCCTGATCGTCAGCTACTCGATCCCGCTGTTGTAA
- the ssuE gene encoding NADPH-dependent FMN reductase, with product MLVVSLGGSPSQRSRSGVLLDRSQRWLQQQGVEVVSYQVRDFPAEDLLHARFDSPKVVDLLQQIENADGLLIATPVYKASFSGALKTVLDLLPERALSHKVVLPMATGGSIAHMLAVDYALKPVLSALKAQEMLHGIFAEDSQIAYGEGSAQAQLSPALEQRLVEALEQFFSAMARRPKPLDPNLLNERLLSARWSI from the coding sequence ATGTTGGTCGTCTCACTCGGAGGAAGTCCCAGCCAACGCTCCCGCTCCGGGGTGCTGCTGGATCGCTCCCAACGCTGGTTGCAGCAACAAGGCGTAGAGGTGGTGAGTTATCAGGTACGGGACTTCCCGGCCGAAGACTTGCTGCACGCGCGCTTCGACAGCCCGAAGGTGGTCGACCTGCTGCAACAGATTGAAAACGCTGATGGCTTGTTGATTGCCACGCCGGTCTACAAGGCGTCGTTTTCCGGCGCACTGAAAACCGTGCTGGATCTGCTGCCGGAGCGCGCCCTGAGCCACAAGGTTGTACTGCCCATGGCCACTGGCGGCAGCATCGCCCACATGCTGGCCGTGGATTACGCGCTCAAGCCGGTGCTGTCGGCGCTAAAAGCCCAGGAAATGCTCCACGGGATTTTCGCCGAAGACAGCCAGATCGCTTACGGCGAAGGCAGTGCGCAGGCGCAGTTGTCGCCGGCACTGGAGCAGCGCTTGGTTGAGGCGCTGGAGCAGTTCTTCAGTGCCATGGCCCGTCGGCCAAAACCACTGGACCCAAACCTGTTGAATGAACGTTTGTTGAGTGCTCGCTGGAGCATTTAA
- a CDS encoding GspE/PulE family protein, whose translation MPVQLATQDRWLDLNDLLRELVAQGFISQDSAEHALTTRRNASNSQLHPLEFLASQHLDDLSRPGKRLDLESLTLWLSQQAGQPYLRIDPLKINVAQITSLMSYAFAQRHKILAVAIDRDAVTVASAQPYVRSWEADLTHVLQLPIKRVVANPADIQRFSVEFFRLAKSVSGATNADQQMNTLGNFEQLLNLGASDQEPDANDAHIVNIVDWLFQYAFQQRASDIHIEPRREQGTVRFRIDGVLHNVYQFPPQVTMAIVSRLKSLGRMNVAEKRKPQDGRVKTKTPDGGEVELRLSTLPTAFGEKMVMRIFDPEVLLKDFDQLGFSADDLRRWQDMTRQPNGIILVTGPTGSGKTSTLYTTLKKLATPEINLCTIEDPIEMVEPAFNQMQVQHNIDLTFASGVRALMRQDPDIIMIGEIRDLETAEMAIQAALTGHLVLSTLHTNDAPSAISRLLELGVPHYLIKATLLGVMAQRLVRTLCPHCKAPLTLGEDDWQTLTRPWQAPLPGNAQRAIGCLECRDTGYRGRAGVYEIMQMTDSVKALINPDTDLLAVRRQAFKEGMRSLRLSGAQKVAAGLTTIEEVLRVTPQSEQK comes from the coding sequence ATGCCCGTTCAACTCGCCACTCAGGATCGCTGGCTGGATCTCAATGACCTGCTGCGCGAACTGGTCGCCCAAGGCTTCATCAGCCAGGACTCGGCCGAACACGCGCTGACCACTCGCCGCAATGCCAGCAACAGCCAGTTGCACCCGCTGGAGTTCCTTGCCAGTCAACACCTCGACGACCTCAGCCGCCCCGGTAAACGCCTGGATCTGGAAAGCCTGACCCTGTGGCTCTCGCAGCAGGCCGGCCAGCCTTACTTGCGCATCGACCCGCTGAAAATAAACGTCGCGCAAATTACCTCGCTGATGTCTTACGCCTTTGCCCAGCGCCACAAGATCCTCGCGGTAGCGATCGACCGCGACGCCGTCACTGTCGCTAGCGCGCAGCCTTATGTGCGCAGCTGGGAAGCCGACCTGACCCACGTTCTACAGTTGCCGATCAAACGGGTAGTGGCCAACCCGGCGGATATCCAGCGCTTCAGCGTGGAATTCTTCCGCTTGGCCAAGTCGGTCAGCGGCGCGACCAATGCCGATCAGCAAATGAACACCCTGGGCAACTTCGAACAGTTGCTCAACCTCGGCGCCAGCGATCAGGAACCGGACGCCAACGACGCGCACATCGTCAACATCGTCGACTGGTTGTTCCAGTACGCTTTCCAGCAACGCGCCAGTGATATCCACATCGAACCACGGCGCGAGCAAGGCACCGTGCGCTTTCGCATCGACGGCGTATTGCACAACGTCTATCAATTTCCACCGCAGGTGACCATGGCGATCGTCAGTCGCCTGAAGAGCCTGGGGCGGATGAACGTCGCGGAAAAGCGCAAACCCCAGGATGGCCGGGTCAAGACCAAGACTCCGGACGGCGGCGAAGTAGAGTTGCGGCTGTCGACGCTACCCACGGCATTCGGGGAAAAAATGGTCATGCGGATCTTCGATCCGGAAGTGCTGCTCAAGGACTTCGACCAGCTCGGGTTTTCCGCCGATGATCTGCGCCGCTGGCAGGACATGACCCGCCAGCCCAACGGCATCATTCTGGTCACCGGGCCGACCGGTTCGGGCAAGACCAGCACGCTCTACACCACACTGAAAAAACTCGCGACGCCAGAGATCAACCTCTGCACCATCGAAGACCCGATCGAAATGGTCGAGCCGGCGTTCAATCAGATGCAGGTCCAGCACAACATCGACCTGACCTTTGCCAGCGGCGTGCGCGCGCTGATGCGACAAGATCCGGACATCATCATGATCGGCGAGATCCGCGACCTCGAAACCGCCGAAATGGCTATTCAAGCGGCACTCACCGGGCACCTGGTGTTGTCGACCCTGCACACCAACGACGCACCGAGCGCCATCAGCCGCTTACTGGAACTCGGCGTGCCGCATTACCTGATCAAAGCCACCCTGCTGGGAGTCATGGCGCAACGTCTGGTCCGTACGCTGTGCCCGCACTGCAAGGCACCGCTGACGCTGGGCGAAGACGATTGGCAAACCTTGACCCGTCCCTGGCAAGCACCGCTGCCAGGCAACGCCCAACGTGCGATTGGCTGCCTGGAGTGCCGCGACACCGGTTATCGCGGACGCGCCGGGGTCTACGAAATCATGCAAATGACCGACAGCGTCAAAGCCCTGATCAACCCCGACACCGACCTGCTCGCAGTCCGTCGCCAGGCGTTCAAGGAAGGCATGCGCAGCCTGCGGCTGTCGGGCGCACAAAAAGTCGCGGCGGGGCTGACGACAATTGAAGAGGTGCTGCGAGTGACGCCGCAGAGTGAGCAGAAATAG